Genomic window (Helianthus annuus cultivar XRQ/B chromosome 3, HanXRQr2.0-SUNRISE, whole genome shotgun sequence):
aatggtttaaaatctctgaatgaataagaggtaacctcaagtctgaatggttaagaggtaacctctgaatggtaaatcatcacatgtcacattcttctaccttctcactggtaaaattcttaatggttccattaagagatagcctcttaatgaccattcagaggctaccaaacagccccttagataCGATTGGTGACGTCCACAAGTCACAGTGCACGATATCAAATGGTAAGACAGTAGTAGAATTTGATAATGAAAAGGGTAAACGTTTATGTTTGGCAAGTTGACAAGAATTGCAAAATTGAGTTCGACTAGATTTATTACATGCAACAAATTTATTTGAAATAAGAGAATTAATGATGGAAATCCCCGGGTGGCCTAGTCGATTATGCCACGAATCGGGAGTGGAATCAGCAAGTAAACATGAGGTTGAAGCTTGAGCAGGAGCAGTGACAGGATAAAGGTGACTTTCACTGTCGTGAAGGGTCAACATCTTCCCAGTCTTGTAATCCTTCATAGAaaatccaaacgggtcaaattcaACAGAACCCAATTATCTTTGGTAAATTGTCTAACCGAGATCAGGTTTTTAACAAGTTTAGGGGCATAAAGGACATTATTTAAGAGAAGGTTGTTTGGGGTGGGAAAGGTTGTGTTTCCTAATCCAAGAATAGGCATGCGTTGACCATTTCCGACTAATATAGATTTAATAGGACTAATACGAGAAGAGTTAGAAAATATACCTGAGTCGGCGTGGAGATGGTTGGATGCGCCCATGTCCATTATCCAGTTCGGCTCACCCGAGTCCATCATGAGTGCATGAAACGTCTCACCAATGTCAGTAGGCTGCAAGGGGTCGAACTCGGTTGGTTGGACTGTGGGTACTGCTTGAAATGCTTCACCGATATCTGTGGGCTGGAGAGGATCATAATATGTGATATGGGCCTGAGGTGAGGTACGTGAAGTTGAGCCAGTAGCGGGCCGGTTCCCACTGGGCCTGGGTGATGGTTGTTGAAAGCCTAGCTGCCAAGGAGAGGCCCAACCTGCTTGGGTTGGGTATGGGTAGGGTGGCGGAGCCCAACCAGCAGGTGATCCAGTTGGGCCGACCCACCAAGGAGTGTATGGAGGCCATTGTTGAGAATAGGAAGTCCATGGCCCATTACGTGGTTGTGGAGGACGCTGCTGGCCATTTTGGGAAGTCGGGCCACGATTGGGCCTTGGCCCATTGTTGCGACGCTGTTGACCAGATCTGGGTTGGCCCCGGTAGGTGTTTTCACGGTGAGGAGCAGGCGAATCAGATGTGTTAGATGGCGTGGTGTGTGTGGCAGCTGCAACAAATGAAGGATCATATATATACAATCTCTACAAATATACAAATGATATTATATTATTAAGTGTAGAACATCCTCTGTGAATATAGATGGGTTGATTACAGTTAGATTTCATttcaaacaaataaatagaaACAAAATAAAACAGGTTTGAAGTTCTCCAAAGTGTTTCTTAACGCTTAGAAATTCATAAATCACCATTAATAAAAGAATTCAGATTATTATGCAATAACTCCTTCGGTAAAATGCGAAATCATTGTACAATTACCGTAAGGATATTGTTGAAACCTTCTTCCAAAAGGGTCTGTAGTAGGCTGCATCTCTTGTGGCCAACTAAAGTGGTCATCCATGAATGCAACTCCATTTGTCCCACCACTACTGCTAGGAGATGCACCACCACCCCAGCCTTGTGTCCACCCAGGTCCTCCCATCATTGGCTGATCGTAAACCGACTGGTGGGCCCACAGTATCTCCGGGCCCGCAGTCACGGCTTGAGGCTGTGGTGCACCCCAGTGACCAGTTGGCAATGGCCATGTTGACCAGTTTGGACCAGCTCTTCGATCCATCACACCCTTAAGGTTAAAGTTATTCATGGTCGAGTTGGGATAAGGATGGTTCATGTAATCAATGCCAAAAAGTAAACCTTTTAATTCGAATTCTTCAATTTTGAAGTTCATGAAACGACTGACATTTTCAATGGTACAATGAGTGGCATAATAGATTTTTTTCACTTCTTGTTTTCCAACTCTCCCTGCCACGTTTTGGGCCCGGTCCAAGAAATCCTCAACCTATGATGTGGCAAAAAAACATGTTtataaatttgaaaaaaaaataaataaataaaaaatgagGTGAATACTTACACTCATAGTGGCTATATTGGTGTCCCAAGTTTTATGTATCCAATGTCCTAGATAAGGACTGGCACACAAACCTTTTTGCCAAAGCTTTTCAACAGATGCCAACTGTAATATATCTAAACAGGTTCAAGCATATAGAATGTTTGAAATGAACATTATTGGTTGCCAACAATGAGGACATTTGAAAGATGTTACCTTGATTAGAAAGGACACGAACAATCCAGCTAACGTTTCTGTATTTCTACTACCGTAGTTCTGGAAATTTCTAACTGAATTATTCAAGAATACAGGATCTACTCCATCTACAAAAACCATGAGTGACGGGTTGATGATGAGAGTAGACTGACTAATGATGGACTGACAGTTTCTTGATTTCATGCTACATATAGCTTTTTAAGTTGTACATAGAAGCTATTTAAATGtgcctttgtcttaattgctaagtgttatgtgccttatgtccaaggcttgatgcaaagctactatcgagccgggggtcttaCTGACCAAATTACCTCTATACCCACTAGTGGTTGATATGTATCTTTTATCATCCGAGGTCATTTAAATCAATCACATAACGCATTTTGTAAGTTCTGTATAAACCCACTTCTCATATTATTTGATTATTTCCATATCCATAACCAAGTTTTAGTATTACCTTTTAGTATCTCGGAAAACGGAGGTAATATGGGAGGATCTCGAGTCTGAAACCAGAGATTAATAATAAGACCAAATTGCATAATCAGAAAGGTTAATATACTACTTATATGCTTTTTTGTCATAACAAAAGTTGCCttgagccaaaaaaaaaaaaaaaaacacaatatcTGCAAtaaagtataattttttttttttttttttttttttttttttttttgcggagAAAACCAGTAATGTTAATGTTAAAGATCGATGATCAAGATGAGGTAAGAAGTAAATTCTACCTGTAGATGAAAGGCAACCAATAATACTATCGTAAAAGAATTAAGAGTTCGGTCTCTTGGATTGTTAATATCATGCGCTTTAGCCCACGCTTTCATCTGCagagatagatagatagatattaTTCCATTAGCATTGTAGCTCATACGACAACATAAAAGTATTTGTTAGTAAATTATATGGCGTACACGTTTACTAATCTTGCATTCATATTAGCTTAGTTCATGCAAGTTGTGGTGTCGTTTACGCATTACTAGAAAATTAAACGACGTGGTTTAATACATtgatattttttttcaaattagaGAAACTCAAGTTTGTACTGGCTTCGTGGTTTGGTTTGGGACCGGTTCTAAACTGGAAACAAACACATAGCTAAGCAGCTTAGCTTTGTCACAGATTCGTTTCAGTGATTTTGTATTTTTCTGGTTCCCAAAATTCTACAACTCTATTGATGCAACAAAGAAAAACTTACCAGTACACATAGTTTCGGAAATCTTTCATCTATTGAAGTAATGAGGCGAATAATCAAGGATTTTGAAATTCCAATCCTGTTTTCTACGGATATGTCACAGCTGACACTTGTTGCAGTATCAACAAACTTAATAATGGGTACTCTAGGCCGGTTAATAAACCTGACCTTTTGCACATAGCCTTCATCTAAACCACAAAAAGCCACCAACAATTATGAGGCATATATATACAGAAGTCAAGGCATATATAAATCACACTTGAGTGTGTACATTCACCAATATTAGTTCGAAAAGTTAAAAGTATTATCTTATTTTTCATATGTTGTGGTAGGTTGAAGAGATTACAAGGTGACTAGAGGTGCTGATTTTAACCGATTTGCTTATAAATGGGTCTATTTAGGTTGTGttttatctcaaacgggtcaTATAAAAAAATCAGCTAAATGGGAATGGGTTGAAAGACTGAAAGCCAACAGTGACAGGACTTGGAAACAGAAGGCAACAATTGAATGCCTGTTGAAATGATAACATTCCATAAATTAACATTGTCTTGGTTTTAAAAGTGTGTGGCTCTCCGATGCGTTTTAATCCCAAAAGCTGATGCGCTAAGCACTTGCAGCACGTATacagtcatcatcatcatactcagtaaatcccactaaTAGCAAAACTAAAGTAGGGTCTAAGgaggtaagatgtagacagccttacctctaccccaaaGAAATAGAGAGACTTCTTTCAGTGACACCCCCGGCTCCATAGTAGTTTTGCACCAGGCCTTGGACATAGgtacataacactcagcaatcaggacaaaggccgattagtgcgtGTACCCTTTTGTCTTCCGGCTATCAACgacaccacatgatgcatgattaactgtgcgccgcttttaacgttattttcaagTTATTCTCATTATCTTTGTCAGATTTGTTCAACCGGTGGTCTAATTTGTTTAAACACCCAAACCCATTGCTCAAGCGATGGTCAGATTTGTTCGATTCGAATTTGAAAACACACATTGCAGTTGACTGTACAATTTGTTAAAATTTAAAATGCGCGCATCACTGCATCATGTGAAGCGCGCATTTTAAAGTCACGGCTATAATGAGT
Coding sequences:
- the LOC110929074 gene encoding protein HESO1 isoform X1, whose translation is MELHGKAGSSFRKDESQVEGVSGINLYIIWDKVQVEKMEECDRMTLQKIIVSRPRSFILEKLLDDVYGIRKPKRSEYELREQVIQNLNDIAKKLYGNSDSCPVVEEFGSYLMDLFTIESDLDLSINFRSSSYEFPSINFRSSSYEFPRNEEIKTLEMFENKLRSLQNEGYVQKVRFINRPRVPIIKFVDTATSVSCDISVENRIGISKSLIIRLITSIDERFPKLCVLMKAWAKAHDINNPRDRTLNSFTIVLLVAFHLQTRDPPILPPFSEILKDGVDPVFLNNSVRNFQNYGSRNTETLAGLFVSFLIKLASVEKLWQKGLCASPYLGHWIHKTWDTNIATMSVEDFLDRAQNVAGRVGKQEVKKIYYATHCTIENVSRFMNFKIEEFELKGLLFGIDYMNHPYPNSTMNNFNLKGVMDRRAGPNWSTWPLPTGHWGAPQPQAVTAGPEILWAHQSVYDQPMMGGPGWTQGWGGGASPSSSGGTNGVAFMDDHFSWPQEMQPTTDPFGRRFQQYPYAATHTTPSNTSDSPAPHRENTYRGQPRSGQQRRNNGPRPNRGPTSQNGQQRPPQPRNGPWTSYSQQWPPYTPWWVGPTGSPAGWAPPPYPYPTQAGWASPWQLGFQQPSPRPSGNRPATGSTSRTSPQAHITYYDPLQPTDIGEAFQAVPTVQPTEFDPLQPTDIGETFHALMMDSGEPNWIMDMGASNHLHADSGLQDWEDVDPSRQ
- the LOC110929074 gene encoding protein HESO1 isoform X2, with the protein product MELHGKGSSFRKDESQVEGVSGINLYIIWDKVQVEKMEECDRMTLQKIIVSRPRSFILEKLLDDVYGIRKPKRSEYELREQVIQNLNDIAKKLYGNSDSCPVVEEFGSYLMDLFTIESDLDLSINFRSSSYEFPSINFRSSSYEFPRNEEIKTLEMFENKLRSLQNEGYVQKVRFINRPRVPIIKFVDTATSVSCDISVENRIGISKSLIIRLITSIDERFPKLCVLMKAWAKAHDINNPRDRTLNSFTIVLLVAFHLQTRDPPILPPFSEILKDGVDPVFLNNSVRNFQNYGSRNTETLAGLFVSFLIKLASVEKLWQKGLCASPYLGHWIHKTWDTNIATMSVEDFLDRAQNVAGRVGKQEVKKIYYATHCTIENVSRFMNFKIEEFELKGLLFGIDYMNHPYPNSTMNNFNLKGVMDRRAGPNWSTWPLPTGHWGAPQPQAVTAGPEILWAHQSVYDQPMMGGPGWTQGWGGGASPSSSGGTNGVAFMDDHFSWPQEMQPTTDPFGRRFQQYPYAATHTTPSNTSDSPAPHRENTYRGQPRSGQQRRNNGPRPNRGPTSQNGQQRPPQPRNGPWTSYSQQWPPYTPWWVGPTGSPAGWAPPPYPYPTQAGWASPWQLGFQQPSPRPSGNRPATGSTSRTSPQAHITYYDPLQPTDIGEAFQAVPTVQPTEFDPLQPTDIGETFHALMMDSGEPNWIMDMGASNHLHADSGLQDWEDVDPSRQ